DNA sequence from the Streptomyces canus genome:
ACAAGTGGCCGTCCAAGTCGAAGAACGACCGCGGGATCGTCCACGTCGAGACCAAGGGCTACAAGCAGGACGGCACGCTGGTCTGCGTGTTCCGCCGCAAGGTCATGGTGCCCACCGAGACCTACATCAAGGAGCGCGGCGGCGAGCAGCCCGGCCGCCCGGAACTTCAGGAGGGCTGACCCCCATGGCACGCCTCGCCCAGACCGCCGGTCTGACCGACATCCAGCAGGAGATCCTCTCCACCGTCCGCGACTTCGTGGACAAGGAGATCATCCCGGTCGCGACCGAGCTGGAGCACCGCGACGAGTACCCGCAGCAGATCGTCGACGGGCTCAAGGAGTTGGGCCTGTTCGGGCTGATGATCCCCGAGGAGTACGGCGGTCTGGGCGAGTCCCTCCTGACGTACGCGCTGTGCGTGGAGGAGATCGCCCGCGGCTGGATGTCGGTCTCCGGCATCATCAACACCCACTTCATCGTGGCGTACATGCTCAAGCAGCACGGCACTCAGGAGCAGAAGGACCACTTCCTGCCGAGGATGGCGGCCGGCGACATCCGCGGCGCCTTCTCGATGTCGGAGCCGGCGCTCGGTTCGGACGTGTCCGCCATCACGTCCAAGGCGGTCAAGGACGGCGACGAGTACGTCCTGAACGGTCAGAAGATGTGGCTGACGAACGGCGGAACGTCAAGTCTGGTCGCCGTTCTCGTCCGAAGTGATGAAGGACACTCCCCCGAAGAGGCGGCCGCCAAGCCCCACAAGTCGATGACGACCTTCCTGATCGAGAAGGAGCCCGGGTTCGGAGAGGTCCGTCCCGGCCTCACCATCCCCGGGAAGATCGACAAGATGGGCTACAAGGGTGTCGACACCACCGAGATGATCATGGATGGCCTGCGACTTCCGGCCAACCGTGTACTCGGCGGCGCCACCGGCCGAGGTTTTTACCAAATGATGGACGGAGTCGAGGTAGGCCGCGTGAACGTGGCGGCGCGTGGCTGCGGCGTCGCTCAGCGTGCCTTCGAGCTGGGCGTCTCGTACGCCCAGCAGCGTCACACGTTCGGCAAGCCGATCGCTCAGCACCAGGCGATTCAGTTCAAGCTGGCCGAGATGGCTACCAAGGTCGAGGCCGCGCATGCGATGATGGTCAACGCGGCACGCAAAAAGGACTCCGGTGAGCGAAACGACCTTGAGGCAGGGATGGCGAAGTACCTCGCCTCCGAGTACTGCAAGGAGGTCGTGGAGGACGCCTTCCGGATCCACGGCGGCTACGGCTTCTCCAAGGAGTACGAGATCGAGCGCCTCTACCGTGAGGCTCCGATGCTGCTGATCGGTGAAGGTACCGCCGAGATCCAGAAAATGATCATCGGTCGCAGGCTGCTCGAAGAGTATCGGTTCCAGGGCTAGATGTCCGGATACGGGGTGTTTTCTTGGAGAAGAAGATCACACCCCGTCAAGGCGGTTCAGCCGCCGACTCGGCTTCCTGGCTTGCCCAGTTGTGGCCCACGACCGGTACGATCCCGGAAAGCCGCCGTCCCCCGTCTAGTGCGCGGCATCATCCGCTACGAAGGTCATCCATGCCCCACAGCCAAACCTCTGCACCTCGCGACAGCCTGGCAGGCGTACGCCTCGCGCGCGGAGCATCGCCGTGGCTCCTCCCGACCGTCGCCACCGCAGCACTGAGCCTGGTACGCGCGCGCAAGTCCGGCGCCGCCAAGGCCGTCGCCGTGCCCGCCACCGCGCTGGCGGCGGGCATGCTGTGGTTCTTCCGCGACCCCGAGCGCGAGATCGCCCCGGGCCGGGTCATCTCGCCCGCCGACGGTGTGGTGCAGAGCATCATGCCGTGGAAGGACGGTCGCACCCGGGTCGCGATCTTCATGAGCCCGCTCAACGTCCACGTCAACCGCGCGCCGCTCTCCGGCACGGTGACCTCGGTCGAGCACATCCCCGGCGGGTTCGTTCCAGCGTTCAACAAGGAGAGCGAGAACAACGAGCGCGTCGTCTGGCACTTCGACACCGAACTCGGTGACATCGAGATGATCCAGATCGCCGGCGCGGTGGCCCGTCGCATCGTCCCCTACATCCCGCAGGGCACGAAGGTCGAGCAGGGCGACCGCATCGGTCTGATCCGCTTCGGCTCGCGCGTCGACATCTACCTGCCGGAGGGCGTGGAGGTCGCGGTCGAGGTCGGCCAGAAGACGGTGGCTGGGGTGACTCGCATTGACCGTGATTGATCCTGAGACCCAGGCGGGCTGGGTGCCCGAGGCCGACGAGGTCGACGACGAGGAGGAGATGCCTCTTTCTCTCCGCCTCTCAATAGCGGACACCCTCACCCTCGGCAACGCCACGTGCGGCTTCATGGCGGTCTACTTCACGACCACCGGCATCCTGATCCCGCACCTGAC
Encoded proteins:
- a CDS encoding acyl-CoA dehydrogenase family protein, whose protein sequence is MARLAQTAGLTDIQQEILSTVRDFVDKEIIPVATELEHRDEYPQQIVDGLKELGLFGLMIPEEYGGLGESLLTYALCVEEIARGWMSVSGIINTHFIVAYMLKQHGTQEQKDHFLPRMAAGDIRGAFSMSEPALGSDVSAITSKAVKDGDEYVLNGQKMWLTNGGTSSLVAVLVRSDEGHSPEEAAAKPHKSMTTFLIEKEPGFGEVRPGLTIPGKIDKMGYKGVDTTEMIMDGLRLPANRVLGGATGRGFYQMMDGVEVGRVNVAARGCGVAQRAFELGVSYAQQRHTFGKPIAQHQAIQFKLAEMATKVEAAHAMMVNAARKKDSGERNDLEAGMAKYLASEYCKEVVEDAFRIHGGYGFSKEYEIERLYREAPMLLIGEGTAEIQKMIIGRRLLEEYRFQG
- a CDS encoding phosphatidylserine decarboxylase, with the translated sequence MPHSQTSAPRDSLAGVRLARGASPWLLPTVATAALSLVRARKSGAAKAVAVPATALAAGMLWFFRDPEREIAPGRVISPADGVVQSIMPWKDGRTRVAIFMSPLNVHVNRAPLSGTVTSVEHIPGGFVPAFNKESENNERVVWHFDTELGDIEMIQIAGAVARRIVPYIPQGTKVEQGDRIGLIRFGSRVDIYLPEGVEVAVEVGQKTVAGVTRIDRD